A stretch of Deinococcus radiopugnans ATCC 19172 DNA encodes these proteins:
- the glf gene encoding UDP-galactopyranose mutase, producing the protein MTEEQAGPSPVTRFDYLIVGAGFAGSVLAERLASAGQRVLIVDRRPHIGGNAYDRYDDAGVLIHPYGPHIFHTNSAEVFSYLSRFTEWRPYQHRVLASVDGQQLPIPINLDTVNRLYGLNLTAFEVEAFFASVAEPVERVRTSEDVVVGKVGRDLYNKFFRGYTRKQWGLDPSELDASVTARVPTRTNRDDRYFADTYQAMPLHGYTRMFEAMLAHPQIKVMLNTDYREILDLIPHGHLIYTGPVDAFFGYQFGRLPYRSLEFRHETHDTAQMLPVGTVNFPNDYAYTRVSEFKHITGQRHERTSVVYEYPQAEGDPYYPVPRPENAELYKKYEALAQAQPDVTFVGRLATYRYYNMDQVVAQALATFKRLQERTGERVEAAEV; encoded by the coding sequence ATGACTGAGGAGCAGGCCGGACCCAGCCCGGTGACGCGGTTCGACTACCTGATCGTGGGGGCCGGCTTCGCTGGCAGCGTGCTGGCCGAGCGTCTGGCGAGCGCTGGCCAGCGCGTGCTGATCGTGGACCGCCGCCCGCACATCGGCGGCAACGCCTATGACCGCTACGACGACGCGGGCGTCCTGATTCACCCCTACGGCCCGCATATCTTCCACACCAACAGCGCCGAGGTCTTCTCTTACCTGTCCCGCTTCACCGAGTGGCGGCCCTACCAGCACCGGGTGCTGGCCAGCGTGGACGGCCAGCAGCTGCCCATTCCCATTAACCTCGACACCGTCAACCGGCTGTACGGCCTGAACCTCACCGCCTTTGAGGTCGAGGCCTTCTTCGCCTCGGTGGCCGAGCCGGTCGAACGCGTCCGCACCAGCGAGGACGTGGTGGTGGGGAAGGTGGGGCGGGATCTGTACAACAAATTCTTCCGGGGCTACACCCGCAAGCAGTGGGGGCTGGACCCCAGCGAACTGGACGCCAGCGTCACGGCCCGGGTGCCCACCCGCACCAACCGCGACGACCGGTATTTCGCCGACACCTACCAGGCCATGCCCCTGCACGGCTACACCCGCATGTTCGAGGCAATGCTGGCCCACCCCCAGATCAAGGTGATGCTCAACACCGACTACCGCGAGATTCTGGACCTGATTCCGCACGGTCACCTGATCTACACCGGCCCGGTAGACGCTTTTTTCGGGTACCAGTTTGGCCGGCTGCCGTACCGCAGCCTGGAATTCCGCCACGAAACCCACGACACGGCGCAGATGCTGCCGGTCGGCACGGTCAACTTTCCCAACGATTACGCCTACACCCGCGTCAGCGAGTTCAAGCACATCACGGGGCAGCGCCACGAGCGCACCAGCGTGGTCTACGAGTACCCGCAGGCGGAAGGCGATCCGTACTACCCGGTGCCGCGCCCCGAGAACGCCGAGCTGTACAAGAAATACGAGGCGCTGGCCCAGGCCCAGCCGGACGTCACGTTCGTCGGCCGCCTCGCCACGTACCGCTACTACAACATGGACCAGGTGGTGGCGCAGGCCCTCGCCACTTTTAAGAGGTTGCAGGAGCGAACCGGAGAAAGGGTGGAAGCGGCCGAGGTCTAG